The window CGAGCGCAGGTCAGTATTGGCTGTGAGGTTGACTTGCACCAGGGCCCCTTTGGTCTGGCCGGCGGCTGAGAGAAAGTTGTTGGCCGCCAGCGCATCCCGGATTTGGGCCGGGTTGAGGTTCAACGCCGCCATGCGGTCCGGTTTGAGCCAGATACGCATGGCGAATGTGCGCCCGCCAAGGATGTCGGCGCGCTGCACGCCTTCGAGCGCCGAGAGGCGAGGCTGGACGATGCGCACCAGGTAATCGGTAATTTGGTTCGCTTCGAGGATGTCCGACGAGAAGCTCAGGTAAGCGGCGGCAAATTGGGAATCGACTGAGGTGATATTGATGACCGGCACCTGGGCGTCGGGAGGGAGGTCACCGCGGATTTGGTCCACCTTCGAGCCGATTTCGGCCAGCGCCTTGGTCGGGTCGTAGTTGAGCTTGAGCCGCACAGTAATGGTCGAAAGCCCCAGCGCACTGCTGGATTCAATGTAATCGATGCCATCGGCAGCGGCGATGGCCCGTTCCAGAGGGGTGGTGATGAATCCGCGCACCAACGCGGCGCTGGCGCCCACATAAACCGTGGTGACCGTCACCGCCGCATTATCGCTGCGTGGGTATTGCCGAACCGTCAGTGTGTGGATGGCCTGGACCCCGGCGATAAGGATGAGGAGGTTGACGACAATGGCCAAGACGGGCCGCCGGATGAAGATGTCAGTAAACGACTTCATGCCGCTAATTCCAGTGAGCTTTCAAAAGGAGACCAAGGCGCGCAGGATTTCGGGGCCGCTGGCGAGGCGCATACCCGCAGCGGCCTGTAACGAGCGAGCAGCGAAGCCAACGGCCCAAAGGACAAGCGAATTAGTCTCATCTTGAAAGCGATTGGGAATAACAAGCTCAGCTATCGGGCGGGTTCGGCGTTTCGGAAAGCTTCGGCGCCACCTGATTATTCTCAATGACGCTCATCCCATTGCGCAGCTTGAAGGCGCCGGCCTTCACAACCCGTTCGCCCGGCTTGAGACCCGCCTGCACACTCACAAAATCCCCCCGCGCCGCCCCGGGCCGGATAAATTGCTGGCGGACAATCAGGGCGCTCGTCCCGCTGGTCTTATCCGGGGCGGATTCGATAATAAAAACCGAGTCACCGTAGGTGGCGCTGAGCACCGCGGTGGCAGGGATGACCAGGACATCCTGCTCTTCAGGCAGCAGGACTTCAACCCGAGAGAACATCCCGGGCCGGAGAAGTTTTTCGGCGTTTTGGAACGTGGCTTGCAGGGATATGCTCCGAGTCGATTGATCAAGGTCCGGGTTGATGGCGCTAATGGCTCCGTCGAACTTGCGGCCTGGGTACGCATCGGTTGTTATCCTAACCTTCATTCCTTCTTTTAGACGCCCCAGTTCCTGCTGCGGCAGCGAGAAATCCACATAAATCGGCGTGAGCGATTGCAGCGAAACGATGGGTTTACCCGTGTCAAGGTACTGACCCAGGTTGACCATGCGGATGCCCAAACGTCCGGCAAATGGGGCGCGGATGGTTTTTTTCTCGATCGCGGCCCGGATCGCGTCGGCATTAGCCTGGTTTTGCTTCAAAGTCGCCTCCGCTCCGTCCAATTCGGATTGTGAAATCATGTTTTGCTCGCGCAAGGTCCGCTCGCGAGCCAGATTGATGCGGGCCAATTCGGCCTGGGCATCGAGTGCGCGAAGCTGGGCGTCCTCGGCTGAAGTATCCAGGCGCAGCAGCAAATCGCCTTTGGCCACCAGCGCGCCGGACTCGAAATCAATTTCAGTGATTGTTCCGGGCAGTTCCGGCGTGATAATTACTCCCTGGAAGGCCGTCAAGGTGCCGATGGCCGACAGTGTATTTTGCCATTTCTCCTGGCGGACGGTTGTCGAGGAGACCGCCTCAGGTGGCTGGACAAAGGATTTCCCAGCAGCCATGAGGGTCTGAATTTGGAGCATTTTCAACCCAGCCAGTCCTCCGGCGATGAGCAACACGAGGCAAATCGCTATAGTTATTTTGCGCGCCATGACATTCCAGCACTATTTTTTCAATTTCTGAGTCTTTCGGCCAAACAAATAACGGTTCAGAGGCGTAACCTCTGCCTTCTTTGCATCTCGGCTAATTAATCCTGAGAATCGTAATTAAAGGCTTGGGTCGCGTCAAATCCATCGAGAGTAACTCTTGCGTTTTAATTTCTCTTTTCCGTTCTTATGACGAATGAGCTGAGTCATTCGGGACATTTTTTCCGCGGATTCTTATCGCTCCAAGCCAGCTCTCCGGGTAAGACCTCGTGCTTTGCTCAAGTTTGCGCTGGAGCGTCAGGCCCTTGTTCCTCCTCGTGACCGGAGTCGCACCAGGGTGACTTTGGCCAGTCACCGAAACGTTGGCGCATTTCCTGTCGCATTTTTTCGCGTTGTTCTGGTGTCAGTGATTCCCACCGTTTCATCATCATGCGACGGCGCCAGGGTGGGCCAAAGGGCCCTCCACCTCGGCCTGGAAAACCTCCAAAGAGAATCCTCGCTAAAACGAGGATGCCCGCAGCCTGCCAATAAGTGACCGTTTTCACGCCGGCCACTTCGGTGAGGACTCCATTCCACAAGCCGTAAACAGCGAGTGCTACCAATGCCACAATCCCGAGCACGAACAGTGGGATGAGAAAACGAAATTTGCAGAATGGTTTTGTCATAGTAAATGCGTGTGAAGGTTAAGAAAGAAATTCATCATGGAGACGTTGAAATCGTTGTCGCAAGTGCAGCACCGCATACCGCTTGCGCGACAGCAGCGTATTGAGGTTCTCGCCGGTGAGTGCGGCGATTTGCTGGAATGACAGGCCATCGAGCTCATGCCACACAAACACCTGGCGTTGTTCCTGAGGCAGTTCCGCCAGAGCGGCCTGTAGTTGTTCCCAGAACAGATTGCGCAGATTCTCGCTTTCGGGCGTTGATGCTTCGCGCAGGAGAAATTCAGGCACCTCGAACGCGTCGTCTTCCAATTCGGATTCGGCAGCCATGGCCTCCAAAGACGCCATCTTGGGCTTGCGATACTGGTCGATAATTCGATTCCGCGCGGTGGTATAAAGCCAGGAGAGGACGTGTTCGATGGGCCCATCCTCGAGAGCGGTAATCAGTTGTCGCCACACGTCCTGCAAAATGTCCTCGGCATCGGCCTGGCTCCCAACCCGGGCGCGGATGAAGCCCATCACCCGCTCGCCGGCGCGGGTGACAATCTGGCCGATGTCGTTGCTCCGCTCGTCGCTCATGAATTCAGCAGGCTGTGCCATGGCTTCCATTCCAATAGTGGAGACGGACCAGAGGCTAAAATATTGTAAAGCTCTTGAACCTGCACTTAGCAATGCCTGCGAGGCCAAAACCAAATTCTCGGAACTCTTGGAGCGGGTTGGCAAGGGCTGAAGAGATTACCATTACCAAACACGAAAAGCCGGTCGCGCGCCTGGTGCCTTTTGAAAAACCCAGCCGGGTTGAACTCGCAAAGCTCTTTAACGACCTGGACGCGTTTGGCTCCAAACATCCGCTGTTGAAAAACTCTCTTATCGCGACCTGATTGAGGGCGGACGCAAGCGATGAGCCGTCTGGTGATAGATGCCTCGATGACGCTTAGCTGTCTTTTGCCCGATGAAGGCGGCCCACTCGCGCTGGCCGTTCGGGACGAGCTACTCACCGGGACTCATCCAACAGGCGCAGGATGCCTTGAAGTGGAACCTTGAGCAACGTCGGGCGATCGCAGAGGTCGTCACCCAGTTCGTGCATGGCTTGGTTGAGCAGGTAAGCCTTCAACATGACCTGAAGATCGTCGGCTGCGTTGGGCAGCAGGTCAGAGGCCCCGAGAGCCTGGAGATAAGCCCGCACGAAGGAGGCACTAACCGCTTGATTCCAAAAACCCGCCCACGGCTCAAAAGCAGCCAGGTTTTCCGGCGGCAGGCTGCCGCGCGCCACGTGCTGTTGCAGCCCCTCATGGGCTGCATAATGGAACGAGCGGACCATCCCCGCCACGTCCCGCAATGGGGAGCGCTTGATGCGCCGCTCACTCAGGGCCAGCCCTGGCTCGCCTTCGAAGTCGAAAATGATGAAATCTTTTCCGGTCCAAAGCACCTGGCCGAGGTGGTAATCGCCGTGAATGCGAATGCGTTTGGCGCTGAGGGAGCGTTCGAAGAGCGGGCGGTAGCGAGCGATGATCTCGCTTTCGAGCAAAAGCGCGCGCTCGGCCATGGGCGCCAAATCGGGAGGCAGTGCTTTGAGCTGTTTTCGCAACAGACGCAGGTTGTGCGTGGCCAAAGTGCGCATGGATTGGAACAGGCCGCGGACCTCATGGGGTGTGAACGGCTCGGGGGCAAAGGCCGCGTCCTCTGGCTCTGAGGCCAAGGCCAGGTGCATGGCGGCGGTGCGATGGCCTAGCAGGCGCGCCAACTCGAGGAAAGTGCCGATGAGTTCCTGCACGGCGGCAGAGGGCTCCTCGCCGCCCAAACCAAACATACCCTTGCCCTCCGGCGGCGGTTTCTGACCTTTGGCGTCGAGCGCGCCCACGCGGTCGTAATAGCGCCCCAGTGCGTCCAGTGTCAGCAACCAGGCCTCCTTGGAATCGTTGACGTAGCCAGACACAATCGCAAGGCTCAGACAATTGCCATCCTGCTCGATATACTCCAGCGCACCGGACAGCGGGGGCGCGTTTGGAAATTCCCGTTCGGTAAGGAACCGTCCGATTTCCAGGTCGGGGTTGATGCCGGGGTCCAGCCGTCGAAAGAGCTTTAACAGGAGTTTATCGCCAAACAACACGGAGGAATTGCGTTGGCTGCCTTTCCATGGGCGCGGAGTCGATGGAACCTCCTGGCCCAGGATGCGCTCCAGGGCAGGGGTATGTGAACCCTGGATTTGACCGTCTCGGCCTTGACTGCGCTTCGAGCGGAGAACCATCTCCAGCAGGGCGCGGCAGAATGGTGCGCTTTCCAAGGCATCATGCACCACGCCCGAGGCGCCCCCGAGCAGGTCCAATTCGGCGATCATCATACGTGGCGCGGTTTCGCGAAGACGTTGGGCCTCAACACCCGAGGAGAAGGCCAAAGGCATCGAGTAAAGTTCCGGCTCGCCTTGCGTGTAATCAACTTGCGCCAGCGCCAGGAGACCCGCTATTCCCTGCCCTTCAGCCGGCACAGGAACGGTCTGTTTGATGGTGACTTCTTTGATAGTCCTGGTCTTGCCGCCGAACCAGGATTGCGCGCGGATGAAATCAGGAAGCCTCGTCCCTAATGCCTGCCTGGCCCTGCCGCTGAAGACCTGAATCCAGTCGCCTGCGACAGTCAACGTTGGCGGCGCAGCGCCCTTCAAAGGAGAGACTCGCGCGGGTGCAGGTTTAAATTCCAGTGAGAACCAATAGAACGCGTGGGGTCCCAACGTTAGAGGATAAGGCTTATCCATGACGGCCTGGAAAGACGTGCGGCCAAACAGTTCGACGGGAACCTTTTCTTTGAAGTCGGAGAGGTCCAACTCGACGGGCTGCACAAAGCGGGAGAGATTGGCCACCACAAGCAACGTTTCCGCCTCGTCGCGGAGCACGTAACTGAGAATGCTGCGGTTTTCCGGCTGCAGGAACTGGCACTGGCCTTCGCCCAGGGCCCGCCACTTCTTGCGCAGCGCCAGCAGTCGGCGCATCCACCAGAGCAGCGAATGAGGATTACCCAACTGCGCCTCGACATTGACCGCTTCGTAGTGGTATTCCGGATCGTAGATGATGGGGAGGTACAGCGCCTGCGGGTTGGCGTGGGAGAAACCGGCGTTCTTGTCGGAACTCCAGTGCATCGGTGTGCGCACGCCGTTACGGTCGCCCAGATAGATGTTCTCACCCATGCCGATTTCGTCCCCGTAATAGAGCACTGGCGTCCCGGGCAAGGAAAAGAGCAGGGCATTGAGCAACTCGATACGGCGCCGGTCGTTGCCCAGCAGCGGGGCAAGGCGGCGCCGGATGCCGATATTCAGCCGCGCCTGGTGGACGTGGGCATACATCCGATACATATAGTCCCGCTCCTCGTCGGTGACCATTTCGAGGGTCAGTTCGTCATGATTGCGCAAAAACAAGGCCCATTGAGCAGTCTCTGGGATAGGAGGTGTCTGTTCGAGGATATCGATAATCGGGGTGCGGTCTTCCAGACGCAAGGCCATGAACAGCCGCGGCATGAGAGGGAAGTGAAACGCCATGTGGCACTCGTCGCCTGTGCCCTGGCCGAAGTAAGCCACGGCGTCTTCCGGCCATTGGTTGGCTTCGGCCAGCAACATCCGGTCCGTGTATTTGGCATCGACATGGGCGCGGAGTTTCTTCAGCGCATTGTGGGTTTCGGGCAAGTTCTCGCAACTGGTGCCTTCGCGCTCGTACAGGTAGGGGACTGCATCCAGGCGCACCCCATCAACGCCCAGGTCCAGCCAGAAGTCCAGCACCTTGATCATCTCATCGAACACCTCCGGGTTATCATAATTGAGATCGGGCTGGTGCGAGAAGAACCTGTGCCAGTAGTAGGCGTTGGCGACATGGTCCCAAGTCCAGTTTGAGACTTCAACGTCTTTGAAAATGATGCGGGTCTCTTTGTATCTCTTCGGGGTGTCGCTCCAGACGTAAAAGTCGCGACAGCCGCTGCCGGGCTTGGCGCGGCGGGCGCGCTGGAACCACGGATGCTGGTCGGAGGTGTGATTGAGCACCAGTTCGGTGATCACCCGCAGCCCGCGCAGATGGGCTTCTTGCAAGAAGACCTTGAAATCCTCCAGCGTTCCATAGATTGGGTGAACGCCGTAATAATCGGCGATGTCGTATCCGTCATCTCGCAATGGAGAGGGGTAGAATGGCAGCAACCAAAGCGCCGTCACTCCCAGGTCCTTGAGGTAATCGAGTTTGCCGGCCAGGCCCTTGAAATCACCAACCCCATTGCCATCGCTGTCGCAAAAGGCGCGCACATGCACCTCGTAAATGACACCGGTCTTGTACCAATAGGGGTCCTGGTCCAAACCCTCGCGGTTCGGGCTTTTTGCTGGCTCGGCTGTCGTCATAACGGTGCAATAAACAGGTCATAACCTCTACTGGACGCCGCGCCGCAGCAAGAGCGAACAACGCGTGGCCTGTAATCGGTTAGTGACGGCGGGCGCTGCCGCCTAAAAGGCGGCGTTCCGCGCGTCCGGAACGCCGGCTTCAGCCGGCAGCCCCGTAGTCACTGAGGCGTTACCGTGGCCTCGCGGGCCTAAACCCATCATTCGCTTCAAAACCTCTGGTCTTCGCTAATCGGCGCGCCGCGGGTTTTGACTTCGGATTTGCTCGCACAAGAGCATTGCGGTTTAATTGAAACGATGAAACCGCAGGACAGTCCTGCTTTGGTCCCGATCCGCATCGTGGCCGACGACCGCGAAGAGGGCAGCCCCGTGCCCGCGGCGCTCCGGCAATTCCCCGAGGTGGAATTGCGCTTCGACCGGCTGAAAATCGGAGATTATATCGTGAACGGCACTTGCCTTTTCGAACGCAAAACGGTGGCGGACTTTGCGGCTTCGATCGCTGATGGGCGGCTATTCCAACAGGCGCAAAAACTGGCCCGCACACACGAGCCGGCGGCCATTATTCTGGAGGGCCGCTTCTCGGATTTGGGAGCCGTTCGGATGCGCCGTGAGGCGCTTCAAGGAGCCATGGTATCGTTGAGCCTTGTTTTTCATCTCCCTGTGCTGCGCGCGTTGGAGGCCTCTGAAAGCGCCCGCTTGATGCTCTACGCCGCGCACCAGTTGCGCCGCCACGAGGGGGCCGCAGGCTGGCGGCACCTCCGGCGTCCCAAGCGCAAACACCGAATCCAATTGCAGATACTTCAAGGATTGCCAGGTATCGGTCCCGAGCGGGCCGGCCAACTGTTGGAAAGTTTCGGCAGCGTGGAAGCGGTGATGCGCGCCAGCCTGGACCAGCTTGAGCAGATAGAAGGAATCGGCTCGAAAACGGCCCAAGGGATTCGTGAGGTCCTGCAGGAACCGGCGGCGCTTTACCACACAAAAACCGAACGAGAGACTGGAACTCTAATGCCAGGCTATCCAGCCCTTTTATGCACAAAACTATGACCTCCCATCGCAGAACATTCCTGAAACAACTGGGCCTTGGAACGGCCATCGCTTTCTGGGTTCCTGCCTTTCGCTATGCCAGGGGCGCTCAGATTACAAACACGGACCGGCTGCCCCGCAGCGCGCCTGAAGAGCAGGGCGTTTCATCGGCTGGGATATTGGCATTCCTGGATGCTGTAGCTGCCAGCAAACACGAGTTCCACGGCTTCATGATGCTCCGCCACGGCCATGTCGTCGCCGAAGGGTGGTGGTCTCCTTACCGTGCCAGCGCCAATCACATGCTCTATTCGCTCAGCAAAAGCTTTACCTCGACGGCGGTCGGATTCGCCGTTACGGAAGGCCGCCTGAAAGTCGAGGACAAGGTGACGCAGTTTTTCCCGGATGATCTACCCGAAAGAATCAGTGAAAACCTGGCGGCGTTGCGCGTCAAACATCTGCTCACCATGTCGGTCGGCCATGCGCACGATTCGACGGGTCCAATCCGGGAGCAGGAGAACTGGGTGAGGGCCTTTCTTGCGTTGCCCATCCAGAACCCGCCCGGCACCGCGTTCCTCTATAATAGCGGCGCCAGTTATATGCTTTCGGGTATCGTTCAAAAGGTGACCGGCCAGAAGGTGCTGGATTATTTGAGGCCGCGCTTATTCGAGCCGCTTGGTATTGATGGAATGACGTGGGAAACCTGCCCTCGAGGCATCAACACGGGGGGTTGGGGTCTGAGCATTCAAACGGAAGGGCTGGCCAGGTTCGGGCAGTTCTACTTGCAGAAAGGGCTTTGGAATCAAAAGCAGTTTTTGCCCGCAGCCTGGATCGCGGAGGCGACCACATTTAAAATCCAACAACCGGCGCCTGACCTCGAGCGGATGAAACGCCAAAGCGACTGGCATCAGGGTTACTGCTATCAGTTCTGGCGTTGCCGGCATAAGGCCTTTCGCGGCGATGGCGCCTTCGGGCAGTTTACTATCGTGATGCCCGAGCAGGACGCGGTTGTCGTAATTACCAGCGAAACTCCTGACATGCAGGGGGAGCTAAACCTCGTTTGGGACCATTTGCTGCCCGCGATGAAGGAGGGCGCCCTGGCCACCGACGCTCCATTACAGGGCAGCTTGAAGCAAAGACTTTCCACGCTTGCCTTATTGCCGCCCCGGGCGCAAGGCTCTTCGCCGGTGGCTTCAAAAGTCTCCGGCAAGCAATTCAAACTGAAGAAAAACAGCCTCCAGGCCAACAATGTATCATTTGAATTTCAGGAGACCGGTTGCGTTTTCAGCCTGACGGACGACAAAGGCATCTACCCCATTCGCTGCGGCATCGAGCGATGGAGCGAAGGGGAAACGGCCATGCCCGGCACCCCTCCAACGCTTACCAACAGCACCACGGGATTAGGGACGAAGGTGGCTGCCAGCGGGACATGGAAGGACGACAATACCTTTGAAATGACCTGGCGCTATTACGAGACTCCTCACCACGACACGGTCACGTGCCGGTTCCAGGGAGATGATGTTCGAGTCGAGTTTCTGAACAGCATCACGCGGATGTCGAGCAGTCACCAGGAGAGACGCCCAGCCTTAGAAGGGATTTACGCTGGTTTGTAGGGATTCTCGTTCCCATCTGCGGTTCAAAACGCGCTCAGCTTTTGCCAGCGCCAACCTTAAACAAAGCCTTATCGGCTGAAATCGCTCCCGGGCCGGCAATCATGAGGGCTAGGAATCCTGCCAGGTAAATGAAGGCCAGTTCCCCGCTATGATTGCCACTCAAGGCGCCTCTATGTACGGCAAAGAAAGCCACGGCCATCTCGAAAGCGAGCACCAGGCCGGCGAATCGAGTTACCAGGCCGACGACTAGCAATCCCGCGGCCACAACCTCGGCGAATATCACCAGCACTAAACTGCCCAGGTGGCCCAATCCAAGTGTGTCCGGAAACCCTCCGGAAAGCGTATGGAAGCCAACGACCTTGCTGATCCCATGGTTCAGCAGAATCGTGGCGCCCAACCAAATCCTTAGAATCAACAAAGCCAGGTTTGTGTAAAACGAATGGGTTCCAGGAGCGAATATTTTTTTAAACATAATTGGTAGCTGTTGCCGGGCAGGATTGCTTGTTCGTCAATTTTTGACAAGCCGATGCTTGGCCCCTTGACTGCGCCTATGAGGGCTTCGGCGGCAGGCAGCGCGTCATGGCCGGCTCCATTGAAGAGCCTTTCTTTTTCCATAGGTAGGGATTATCTTGCTTCCCAACAAATATGGATATTTTGCTGGTATTCACGATTTGTGTGCCGGGTGTCTTGCTTGGGCTGTTGGTGATCGCCTACCTTCGGATGGCCAGGAATATTGGCCCAGAGCGCCGGGACGAAGCGCCAACGGGGAAAACCGAATCCGATGACGAAACGCCAGGAGAAACCTCGCCGGAGTTCGTGCATAGCGGTTTTAATACCAGTGCTGTCGCGCCCCGGATTAGCAAACTCCGCAAGAATTATCTCCATGAACTTCAGGGCCGCCCCAATTTGTGTCCACGCCAGAAGCGCTTGACCGCCCGGGCGCGGCAGGCCCTCGGGCACTTCGCCTTTTTCCAGCGGCGGCCCTCGGCACCTGAGCCGGATGGCCCTCACATTACGTGCCTGACAAAGTAGCGCCGGCACCCTTTTTCTTTAAGCGGCGGGGCGGAAGAGATTGTGCGCGACACTTCCTTACGGCGCCGGCGGTTGCGAGGGGGGATAAAAAGGGATGGAAAAACCGGGCCGTATCGAGGAAATTAGCCCGATGGCGCTGACACAGCATGTGGCGGAGACAACCGCCTCGGCCGAAGAAATCCAAAAAGGATGGCACGAGTTGGTGTTGCGCGTTGGCCAACTGGAGGCCGAACGGAGCGCCCTTGAACAGGAAAACAAAAGCCTGCGCGCACTCATCGAGAGGGTCATCGAGCACCGGCAGAAATCGCACAGTGAATTGATCCTGCTGCTGACTTCGCTGGTGAGCAAACTGCCCATTAACGATGTCGGCATCATTGTCTCGAGATTAGTTGAGCACAACACCCATGTGGGAGACTTTCTCTCGGCCATCGGCAAAGGAGCAGCCGATGGGGAATTGCCAAAGCCAGCGGTGCTCAAGACACTGGAGGACACTCGTCGCGACCTGGCAGCGGCCTTGAAGCCGGTGATTGACGAGTTGATACGCCTCGATTCGCCTATCGAAAAGGAACTCCTCCAGGCCCTTCCATCAAACCCCGAGCTGTTCTTCTCACCACGTTTCATCCGGGCCAACCGTTGTTTCATTAAA is drawn from Verrucomicrobiia bacterium and contains these coding sequences:
- a CDS encoding RNA polymerase sigma factor translates to MAQPAEFMSDERSNDIGQIVTRAGERVMGFIRARVGSQADAEDILQDVWRQLITALEDGPIEHVLSWLYTTARNRIIDQYRKPKMASLEAMAAESELEDDAFEVPEFLLREASTPESENLRNLFWEQLQAALAELPQEQRQVFVWHELDGLSFQQIAALTGENLNTLLSRKRYAVLHLRQRFQRLHDEFLS
- a CDS encoding efflux RND transporter periplasmic adaptor subunit, encoding MARKITIAICLVLLIAGGLAGLKMLQIQTLMAAGKSFVQPPEAVSSTTVRQEKWQNTLSAIGTLTAFQGVIITPELPGTITEIDFESGALVAKGDLLLRLDTSAEDAQLRALDAQAELARINLARERTLREQNMISQSELDGAEATLKQNQANADAIRAAIEKKTIRAPFAGRLGIRMVNLGQYLDTGKPIVSLQSLTPIYVDFSLPQQELGRLKEGMKVRITTDAYPGRKFDGAISAINPDLDQSTRSISLQATFQNAEKLLRPGMFSRVEVLLPEEQDVLVIPATAVLSATYGDSVFIIESAPDKTSGTSALIVRQQFIRPGAARGDFVSVQAGLKPGERVVKAGAFKLRNGMSVIENNQVAPKLSETPNPPDS
- a CDS encoding ERCC4 domain-containing protein produces the protein MKPQDSPALVPIRIVADDREEGSPVPAALRQFPEVELRFDRLKIGDYIVNGTCLFERKTVADFAASIADGRLFQQAQKLARTHEPAAIILEGRFSDLGAVRMRREALQGAMVSLSLVFHLPVLRALEASESARLMLYAAHQLRRHEGAAGWRHLRRPKRKHRIQLQILQGLPGIGPERAGQLLESFGSVEAVMRASLDQLEQIEGIGSKTAQGIREVLQEPAALYHTKTERETGTLMPGYPALLCTKL
- a CDS encoding DoxX family protein → MFKKIFAPGTHSFYTNLALLILRIWLGATILLNHGISKVVGFHTLSGGFPDTLGLGHLGSLVLVIFAEVVAAGLLVVGLVTRFAGLVLAFEMAVAFFAVHRGALSGNHSGELAFIYLAGFLALMIAGPGAISADKALFKVGAGKS
- a CDS encoding serine hydrolase: MHKTMTSHRRTFLKQLGLGTAIAFWVPAFRYARGAQITNTDRLPRSAPEEQGVSSAGILAFLDAVAASKHEFHGFMMLRHGHVVAEGWWSPYRASANHMLYSLSKSFTSTAVGFAVTEGRLKVEDKVTQFFPDDLPERISENLAALRVKHLLTMSVGHAHDSTGPIREQENWVRAFLALPIQNPPGTAFLYNSGASYMLSGIVQKVTGQKVLDYLRPRLFEPLGIDGMTWETCPRGINTGGWGLSIQTEGLARFGQFYLQKGLWNQKQFLPAAWIAEATTFKIQQPAPDLERMKRQSDWHQGYCYQFWRCRHKAFRGDGAFGQFTIVMPEQDAVVVITSETPDMQGELNLVWDHLLPAMKEGALATDAPLQGSLKQRLSTLALLPPRAQGSSPVASKVSGKQFKLKKNSLQANNVSFEFQETGCVFSLTDDKGIYPIRCGIERWSEGETAMPGTPPTLTNSTTGLGTKVAASGTWKDDNTFEMTWRYYETPHHDTVTCRFQGDDVRVEFLNSITRMSSSHQERRPALEGIYAGL
- the treS gene encoding maltose alpha-D-glucosyltransferase codes for the protein MTTAEPAKSPNREGLDQDPYWYKTGVIYEVHVRAFCDSDGNGVGDFKGLAGKLDYLKDLGVTALWLLPFYPSPLRDDGYDIADYYGVHPIYGTLEDFKVFLQEAHLRGLRVITELVLNHTSDQHPWFQRARRAKPGSGCRDFYVWSDTPKRYKETRIIFKDVEVSNWTWDHVANAYYWHRFFSHQPDLNYDNPEVFDEMIKVLDFWLDLGVDGVRLDAVPYLYEREGTSCENLPETHNALKKLRAHVDAKYTDRMLLAEANQWPEDAVAYFGQGTGDECHMAFHFPLMPRLFMALRLEDRTPIIDILEQTPPIPETAQWALFLRNHDELTLEMVTDEERDYMYRMYAHVHQARLNIGIRRRLAPLLGNDRRRIELLNALLFSLPGTPVLYYGDEIGMGENIYLGDRNGVRTPMHWSSDKNAGFSHANPQALYLPIIYDPEYHYEAVNVEAQLGNPHSLLWWMRRLLALRKKWRALGEGQCQFLQPENRSILSYVLRDEAETLLVVANLSRFVQPVELDLSDFKEKVPVELFGRTSFQAVMDKPYPLTLGPHAFYWFSLEFKPAPARVSPLKGAAPPTLTVAGDWIQVFSGRARQALGTRLPDFIRAQSWFGGKTRTIKEVTIKQTVPVPAEGQGIAGLLALAQVDYTQGEPELYSMPLAFSSGVEAQRLRETAPRMMIAELDLLGGASGVVHDALESAPFCRALLEMVLRSKRSQGRDGQIQGSHTPALERILGQEVPSTPRPWKGSQRNSSVLFGDKLLLKLFRRLDPGINPDLEIGRFLTEREFPNAPPLSGALEYIEQDGNCLSLAIVSGYVNDSKEAWLLTLDALGRYYDRVGALDAKGQKPPPEGKGMFGLGGEEPSAAVQELIGTFLELARLLGHRTAAMHLALASEPEDAAFAPEPFTPHEVRGLFQSMRTLATHNLRLLRKQLKALPPDLAPMAERALLLESEIIARYRPLFERSLSAKRIRIHGDYHLGQVLWTGKDFIIFDFEGEPGLALSERRIKRSPLRDVAGMVRSFHYAAHEGLQQHVARGSLPPENLAAFEPWAGFWNQAVSASFVRAYLQALGASDLLPNAADDLQVMLKAYLLNQAMHELGDDLCDRPTLLKVPLQGILRLLDESR